CACAAAGCAAAGGGGAAGTCCCTCTAAAGGACTTCCCCTTTCTGTATCGCATCGGTCAAAACTGGTTAGTCGATTTTGCGGTCGCCGGTGATTTTGGTGGCAGAGGTCACAGGTGGAGCGATCGTGATCTGTGGCCCCTCCACATGTGGAAGTCTGCCGGCTCCCTGTCCTTCGGTGATGCGTGCATTGTCCGTCTTCATCAGTTTCTGCTCAGCGTTCTTGACCGAATCTGCCGACTTCAGCAGCGTGGAGGCTCCATGCGCATCCGGCTGGCCTGGATCGTTCGCGGTCGGCTGGCCTGTGACAGGGCTGCCCGAGTTCTTCATCGGATAGCCTTCATGCTTGGGCAGCAGTGCTGGGTTGGCTGAAGCCATGGAAAGACCGAACAGAACTGCGGAGGCTGTGGCAACTACAGCAGTGACAAGTTTCATACCCGTTCTCCCTTTGAGATAGAAGAGTGAATGAGGATCACACAATGACGGCGTAGCTTCGTTGCACAATGGTACCGATCGAATCATAGCGATCGGTAGCCGTTTCTGTCAAACAGGCAAAGCCTTCCGAGGGTGAGTCGAGATGAAGAGTCTCGGGTCAACCTGGACGGCGCGGAGGTCGCCGACCTCGTCCACGGTGGCGGAACGCTGGTCCTCGACTGACACCAGGGAGGCGGATGGTCACAGTAGTGCCTTCATCGGTCGCACTGCCGATCGCAATCGTCCCATGGTGTTCCTCGATGATTTTCTTGACGCTGGGCAGTCCTAGCCCGATGCCCGACCGCTTCGTCGTGAAAAACGGCTCGAAGACTTTATCCACGATTTCAGCCGGGATGGGCACCCCGTTGTTCTTGATCAGAATTTGCACCTCGAATCCGCGCCCAGCCCGATGTTGTGTGACGGCGATCGCGAGATGACCACCTGGAGACATGGCCTCGCAGGCGTTTCTGAAAATGCTCAAGAAGGCCTGCTGAAGCTTCGCTTCATCACCACGCACGGGAGCGATGATGTTGGCATAGTCTTTCGTGACTTGAATGCGGGTTGCCTCAAGATCGGTTCCGACTACCACCAACGCGCTCTCAAGCACTTCTGGAATTCGGCAGAGATGCCGGTTTAGCTCCAGCGGCTTGGCGAAATCGAGGATTTCGTTAAGGATCGCCTCGATCCGGATCAAGTCGCGCATGGCGTTTTCCACCCGTGTCTGAGGATCGAAATCAAGAATCCCCTCACCGGTCACTTCTTCCAATTGTGATCGTATAGAGGCCAAAGGTTCACGGATCTCCGTCGCCAAAAATGCACTGAACTCCCCGATTGCCGATTGGCGTTCTTGCTTTCTGATACTCGGCTCGGAAGGTGTCGAGGAAACGGACTGAGGACTTGGTGACCCAATCTCAGTGGGTGGAGCCGGGGCTGGGGCTTGAGGCGCCGGTGTTTGTAAGAGATCGGCAAGTTGAACGATCGTAGGTTCCAGCGTGCGGGCATCGGTCGTTTGATAGCGTTCCGGATCCTTTGCCCCCAGCGTGAGGGTGCCGCCGACTTGCCCTTTGACGAAAAATGGGATGACGAGGGATGACTGAAAGCGGTCCTTAAAAAGCTGTTTGTGATCGAGAAAGCGGCCCTGAGTGGAGGCCAGGTCATGATCCACGCGCGGCTTGCGGTGGCGCACGGCCCATCCGGCGGCAGAACTATCCAGCGTGAGACGTTGACCGGGCTTCAGGTCCTTCTTCGCGTCCCGTTGATCAGCCTTGACATCACCAACAACTCCCAAGACTTCCACATTTCCCGCCAGCGGATCGTAGTAACAGGCCCAGGCTCGGTCGTAGGCCACGGACTGGTTGGCTTCCGTGAGGACTGCCTCAACTTTCGCCTGCAGCTCCGGCGAGAAGTGCTTGATCATGGGCGGAAACAAGTCGCCTCCAGCTGGTTGGGGAGGCGCGGCTTCCTGCGTCACGTACGGACGGCTGAGCACCGCAGCGGTATTGAACAAGCCCTCGCGATCCAATGCTTTGGTCATCCCCTCACACATTTGGTCTAGCTGTGATCGGTCTTTCTTGGAAAAGGCCGCGCCTTCTTTCCTGCCGATCACCAGACAGCCGTATATACGAGTGAGATGGCGCAGTGGCACGACGAGCAAGGACTTGGCGCCGGGTGTAATCAACCGCAAATGGACGGTGCGCCCACTGTCGGAATCCGCTGTGTTTGGGCTCAGGGCTGCGGCGTTTTGTGTCGAAAGGGTACGAAGAATAGCTTGAACATCTCGAGGTGTAAACCCACGTGAGGCATGCTCAACGAGAGGGCCGTTTTCCTGATGGAAGATTGCCGCCAACACCGAATCCGTGCCGATCTCATTCAGCGCGGCATTCAACGTCCGTTGAAGAAGTGTTTCCGGAGCCGGTTTCGTTTGAGGAGTCGCCGTGGTCATACGTTTCACTACAAGAGAGCGCATTGTAGCCGGATCGGTGACGAATAGCTACTCTCTCTGAGTAATCATGACATTCTGCGATCCGTTCGAATCGCTTTCACGTGTGACAGGATAACAACGTCAGCGGGGTACTCTTTGGGACAACACTTGAGATTGATTGTTATGAAGGAACGAGGACCGTCAATCCCGCGGCATTTTGTCGGGATCGAGCTCAACCAACCGCAGGCGACCATTCCCGATATGATCCGTCTTATAAATGCGAGGGCCGATCTGGATGGTTCCAACCAGAAGATTGCCGGTGATCACGAATGTAAAATCCCCTTGTATGGGCGGTTTGAACGTTCCACGGATGACAGCGGTGTCGTTGATTCGAGAGACCGTGGAGGAGACGTCGAGTTCTGGGTTGGTATTGTCGAAGAGTTCAACGGTGATCATGGGAAGGGGTCTGGCTCCTGCATCCTTGAGAACTTTAAGGAGAGAAAGGTCCAACTCGATTTCTCGACTGCGGAGCATCCATGGTTTTTTCGGTGTTGGAGACTGGGTAATTGTCGGAGGATTCAGAACGGTGTGCCATAGGCTTTTTGGTCCGGATAACTCGTCGGCCCGCGCCATTGGGCCGGCGAGGCTACCTAACAGCAGGGTAAGGAGAAGAAGGTTGAATTGTCGAACGGCTGATTGTGGTTTTGAGTCACACATGGTGTTTCTTCATTTCGATCCCATCTCGTGATGTCTGTGGGAGTCAAGAGCAGGGAGAACCGAAACTCGATCCTCCCTGCATCCTATCAGTTAAGGAGTTGGCGCGGGAGACTTTCCGCGCGATGTTCCCGGAGCATCTTTTCGAGGCTTATTGGGAGCATTGTCATCCATGTCGTCATCCGAGTCATCGTCTGCATCATCGTCGAGGTCGTCTCGAGAGTC
The Candidatus Nitrospira nitrosa DNA segment above includes these coding regions:
- a CDS encoding ATP-binding protein translates to MTTATPQTKPAPETLLQRTLNAALNEIGTDSVLAAIFHQENGPLVEHASRGFTPRDVQAILRTLSTQNAAALSPNTADSDSGRTVHLRLITPGAKSLLVVPLRHLTRIYGCLVIGRKEGAAFSKKDRSQLDQMCEGMTKALDREGLFNTAAVLSRPYVTQEAAPPQPAGGDLFPPMIKHFSPELQAKVEAVLTEANQSVAYDRAWACYYDPLAGNVEVLGVVGDVKADQRDAKKDLKPGQRLTLDSSAAGWAVRHRKPRVDHDLASTQGRFLDHKQLFKDRFQSSLVIPFFVKGQVGGTLTLGAKDPERYQTTDARTLEPTIVQLADLLQTPAPQAPAPAPPTEIGSPSPQSVSSTPSEPSIRKQERQSAIGEFSAFLATEIREPLASIRSQLEEVTGEGILDFDPQTRVENAMRDLIRIEAILNEILDFAKPLELNRHLCRIPEVLESALVVVGTDLEATRIQVTKDYANIIAPVRGDEAKLQQAFLSIFRNACEAMSPGGHLAIAVTQHRAGRGFEVQILIKNNGVPIPAEIVDKVFEPFFTTKRSGIGLGLPSVKKIIEEHHGTIAIGSATDEGTTVTIRLPGVSRGPAFRHRGRGRRPPRRPG